Sequence from the Nocardioides exalbidus genome:
CGAGCCCGTCGGCGGGGCGGTCGGCCACGGAGTCGGGCACGGAGTCGACGGGCCGCTCGCCCCAGCTGCGGCGGCGGTACCACGTGATCGCGGTCGTGGTGAGCGCCTTGCGGGTGTAGGCCTCGGCCTTGCCGGGGTCGCGCAGCCGCGGCCACGCGACGTACGTCTTGGTGAGCGCCTCCTGGAGCAGGTCCTGGGCCAGGCCCCGGTCGCCGACCAGGAGGTACGCCGTGCGGTGCAGCGAGGCGGAGCGGTCAGCGACGAACTCGGCGAACGCCGCCTGGTCGCGTCGTGGCATCGGTGGTCCTGACTTCTCGGGAGCGGGTCACCACTACCGACGATCCCACCACCCCGAATGGTTCGTCCGCGTCCGCAACACGCGTGGCCTGAGTGACGGAGGAGGCATCTCGGGTCTACGTTGCTGGGATGAGCATCTGGCGCACCAAGTCCGTCGAGCTGTCCATGGCCGACACCGAAGACCCCGAGTTCAAGCTCAAGAAGAACCTCTCCGCCCTCGACCTCACCGTGTTCGGCATCGGCGTCATCATCGGCGCCGGCATCTTCACGCTGACCGGTCGGGTGGCGCAGGCCTACGCCGGGCCCGGCGTGGTGTTCTCCTTCGTCATCGCCGCAATCTGCTGCGGCCTGGCGGCCCTCTGCTACGCCGAGTTCGCCTCGACGGTCCCGGTCTCCGGGTCGGCGTACACGTTCTCCTACGCGACCCTCGGCGAGATGATCGCGTGGATCATCGGCTGGGACCTGATCCTCGAGCTGATGCTCGGCGCGTCCGTCGTGGCGCAGGGCTGGTCGTCGTACTTCGAGACGTTCCTCGGCGAGATCGGGCTGGGCTGGCCCGAGAGCCTCGGCTACGGCGACACCTTCGACCTGCCGGCGTTCCTGCTGGTCGCGATCCTGACCGTGCTGGTCGCCTTCGGCATCAAGGAGTCGTTGCGGGTCAACCTCGTGCTGGTCGCGCTCAAGCTCTTCATCGTGCTCTTCGTCATCGTCGCGGGCATCCAGTTCATCGACACCGACAACTACAAGCCCTTCGTCCCCGCCAGCGCTCCGGGCACGACCGGCGAGGGCTGGCTGCACACCCCGCTGATCCAGACCGTCTTCGGTGCCCCGGGGGTCTACGGCGTCGCCGGCATCCTGTTCGCCGCCTCGCTCGTGTTCTTCGCCTACATCGGCTTCGACGTCGTCGCAACGACGGCCGAGGAGGCGCGCAACCCGCAGAAGGACCTGCCGCGGGGCATCATCGCCTCGCTGGTCATCTGCACGATCCTCTACGTCGCCGTGGCGCTGGTGATCACCGGGATGGTGAAGTACGACGACATCAACCCCGACGCGGCGCTCGCGACCGCGTTCATCGACCAGGGCAAGGACGGCTACGCCACCCTCATCTCCGCAGGTGCGGTCGCCGGCCTGACGACGGTCGTGATGACGCTGATGATCGGTGCCGTGCGCGTGTTCTTCGCGATGAGCCGCGACGGGCTGATGCCCACCGCGCTCGCCCACGTGCACCCCAGGACGGGCACGCCCGTCCGGATCACCCTCGCCATCGGCCTGGTCGTCGCGCTCGTCGCGTCGCTCACCCCGATCGGCAAGCTCGAGGAGATGGTCAACATCGGGACCCTGTCGGCATTCGCCCTCGTCTCCATCGCCGTGCCGATCCTGCGGAAGAACCGTCCCGACCTCGAGCGGTCGTTCCGCGTGCCGTTCTCGCCGTTCCTGCCGTGGCTGTCCGCGGCGATCTGCCTCTTCCTGATGCTGAACCTCACCGCCGAGACGTGGCTGCGGTTCCTCGTCTGGATGGCCCTCGGCTTCGCCATCTACTTCGGCTACGGCTACCGGCACAGCCGCGTCGGTCAGGGTGCCGGCGAGCCGGCGAAGGACTACTCCCGGCGTGACTGAGGCCCCGAGCGGTGAGTGAGCCACATTCCGCGCCCGGGGAATGTGGCCTGGTCACCGCCCACGGGCGCGTCGTACGCCGACACGCCGAGGGGCGGTGCCCCAGCCACATTCGGGACGTACGGAATGTGGCTGGGGCACCGCCCCAAGGTGCTCGGTGTGCTCAGTGGAAGCGCTTGCCCGTCGCCTTCTCAGAGATCCCCTTCACGTCGAGCATGAAGGTCAGGCCACCGTTCCAGAACGAGAACCCGGCACCGGTGATCATCGCCAGGTCGATGTCCTGCGGCGCGGCGACGACGCCCTCGTCGAGCATCAGGCGCGCCTCCTCGGCGAGGCCGGCGAGGGTCTTCTCCCGGACCTCTTCAGAGGTGAGCACCACCGGCGACTCGGGCACGACGAGCAGCTCCTCGACCGCGGGGTCGAGGGCTCCGTCGGGGCCGTAGTAGGACGCCTTGCGGGCCGCGACGATCCGCTCGAGCGCGGGGGAGACGTAGAAGCGGTCGGGGAACGCACCCTTCAGCGTCTCGTTGTTGTGCAGCGCGATGGCGGGGCCGACCAGCGACAGCAGGACGAACGGCGGCATCGGAGCGATGCCGGCGAACGCGCCGTCGGCGACGGAGACCGGGGTGCCCTCGTCGACGATGCGGCCGACCTCGCTCATGAAGCGGCCGAGCAACCGGTTGACGATGAAGGACGGGCTGTCGTTGACCAGGATCGTGGTCTTCTTCAGCGTCCTGCCCGTCGCGAACGCCGTCGCCAGGGTGGCGTCGTCGGTCGCCTCGCCGCGGACGATCTCCAGCAGCGGCATCACCGCGACCGGGTTGAAGAAGTGGAACCCGACGACCCGCTCGGGGTGCTCGAGGTCGGACGCCATCTCGGTGATCGAGAGCGACGAGGTGTTCGTCGCCAGCACGCACTCGGGCGAGACGACCTTCTCCACGTCGGCGAAGACGGTCTTCTTGACCGACATCTCCTCGAAGACGGCCTCGATGACGAAGTCGGCGTCGCCGAAGGCGACCTGCTTGTCGGTCTCGCCGGACACGAGGGCCTTGTGGCGGTTGGCCTTGTCCTGGCTGATCCGGCCCTTGGCGAGCAGCTTGTCGATCTCGGCGTGGACGTAGCCCACACCCTTGTCGGCCCGCTCCTGGTCGAGGTCAGTGAGCACGACGGGCACCTCGAGGCGGCGTACGAAGAGCAGCGCGAGCTGGCTGGCCATCAGGCCGGCACCCACGATGCCCACCTTGGTCACCGGCCGTGCGAGCGACTTGTCGGGCGCGCCGGCCGGTCGCTTGGCGCGCTTCTGCACCAGGTCGAACGAGTAGAGCGAGGCGAGCAGCTCG
This genomic interval carries:
- a CDS encoding SigE family RNA polymerase sigma factor, whose amino-acid sequence is MPRRDQAAFAEFVADRSASLHRTAYLLVGDRGLAQDLLQEALTKTYVAWPRLRDPGKAEAYTRKALTTTAITWYRRRSWGERPVDSVPDSVADRPADGLADDVATRDLLWQALQGLPPRQRAAIVLRYYEDLTEAQTADVMGCAVGTVKSQVSAGLRTLRTRLGDRVTDSDLVPLDLLEVTR
- a CDS encoding amino acid permease, whose translation is MSIWRTKSVELSMADTEDPEFKLKKNLSALDLTVFGIGVIIGAGIFTLTGRVAQAYAGPGVVFSFVIAAICCGLAALCYAEFASTVPVSGSAYTFSYATLGEMIAWIIGWDLILELMLGASVVAQGWSSYFETFLGEIGLGWPESLGYGDTFDLPAFLLVAILTVLVAFGIKESLRVNLVLVALKLFIVLFVIVAGIQFIDTDNYKPFVPASAPGTTGEGWLHTPLIQTVFGAPGVYGVAGILFAASLVFFAYIGFDVVATTAEEARNPQKDLPRGIIASLVICTILYVAVALVITGMVKYDDINPDAALATAFIDQGKDGYATLISAGAVAGLTTVVMTLMIGAVRVFFAMSRDGLMPTALAHVHPRTGTPVRITLAIGLVVALVASLTPIGKLEEMVNIGTLSAFALVSIAVPILRKNRPDLERSFRVPFSPFLPWLSAAICLFLMLNLTAETWLRFLVWMALGFAIYFGYGYRHSRVGQGAGEPAKDYSRRD
- a CDS encoding 3-hydroxyacyl-CoA dehydrogenase NAD-binding domain-containing protein, which translates into the protein MTDIFERARGIVSDAERVTQAHLRKVTLPGVTFGLITLDNGEDHTKPNTFGPGSLLALNEAIDAALADDSVDAIAVTGKPFILAAGADLMSIQGGGPDAVRIVGELGHATFRKLQDGGKTSFGFINGLALGGGLEVALHCTYRTVMDSAPALGLPEVMLGLVPGWGGAYLVPNLVGADKAVTLILENPLNQGKTLGGQAAYDFGLADAVFNGADFLEQSLLWAASVVRGETTVTRPDVDRGEAWDAAIERARGIVEARTGGASPAAAKAVELIAAARDTDRDAGFAAEDDALEAMSQTAELLASLYSFDLVQKRAKRPAGAPDKSLARPVTKVGIVGAGLMASQLALLFVRRLEVPVVLTDLDQERADKGVGYVHAEIDKLLAKGRISQDKANRHKALVSGETDKQVAFGDADFVIEAVFEEMSVKKTVFADVEKVVSPECVLATNTSSLSITEMASDLEHPERVVGFHFFNPVAVMPLLEIVRGEATDDATLATAFATGRTLKKTTILVNDSPSFIVNRLLGRFMSEVGRIVDEGTPVSVADGAFAGIAPMPPFVLLSLVGPAIALHNNETLKGAFPDRFYVSPALERIVAARKASYYGPDGALDPAVEELLVVPESPVVLTSEEVREKTLAGLAEEARLMLDEGVVAAPQDIDLAMITGAGFSFWNGGLTFMLDVKGISEKATGKRFH